A genomic region of Nostoc sp. UHCC 0702 contains the following coding sequences:
- a CDS encoding carbon-nitrogen hydrolase family protein: MKSYLAAAIQMTSVPDLHENLAQAEELIDLAVRQGAELVGLPENFSFMGEEKDKLSQAQAIASESETFLKKMAQRFQVTILGGSFPLPVENTGKAYNTTILINPNGEELARYYKVHLFDVNVPDGNTYRESSTVVAGKELPPVYLSENFGNIGLSVCYDVRFPELYRHLAHKGTDIIFVPAAFTAFTGKDHWQVLLQARAIENTAYVIAPAQTGNNYGRRLTHGHAVIIDPWGVILADAGEKPGIAIAEINPSRLEQVRRQMPSLQHRVFG; encoded by the coding sequence ATGAAGTCTTATTTAGCAGCCGCTATTCAAATGACCAGTGTGCCCGACCTGCATGAAAATTTGGCACAAGCAGAAGAATTAATTGATCTTGCTGTGCGTCAAGGTGCTGAATTGGTGGGTTTACCGGAAAACTTTTCTTTTATGGGAGAAGAAAAAGATAAACTAAGTCAGGCACAAGCGATCGCCAGTGAATCTGAAACATTTCTCAAAAAAATGGCCCAGCGCTTCCAAGTTACTATCCTGGGCGGCAGTTTCCCACTTCCAGTAGAAAATACAGGTAAAGCTTATAACACTACAATACTCATCAACCCTAATGGTGAAGAACTCGCCCGCTACTATAAAGTACACCTGTTTGATGTGAATGTACCTGATGGCAATACATATCGAGAATCTAGTACTGTTGTAGCTGGTAAGGAATTACCCCCCGTTTATTTGTCAGAAAACTTCGGCAACATAGGGCTTTCTGTTTGCTATGATGTCCGCTTCCCCGAATTGTACCGCCATCTCGCACACAAAGGAACCGATATCATATTTGTGCCTGCTGCCTTCACTGCTTTTACTGGCAAAGACCACTGGCAAGTATTACTACAAGCAAGAGCCATTGAAAATACTGCCTATGTAATTGCTCCTGCTCAAACCGGCAACAATTACGGTCGCCGTCTCACCCACGGACACGCTGTAATTATTGACCCTTGGGGAGTAATTTTAGCCGATGCTGGTGAAAAACCAGGAATTGCGATCGCAGAAATCAACCCTTCGCGCCTAGAACAAGTTCGTCGTCAAATGCCTTCCTTGCAACATAGGGTATTTGGTTGA
- a CDS encoding pentapeptide repeat-containing protein — MSQLSQVWQRLKNYVTDGWLQDRQQTTPQKAAAFFSLGRDKSIQCSPDNGKKSLSPQKLQKSLQAWTQPGDCCSFNTSDRQLHEEIYDLLSNGALLPELVEQVMDLLRHEKTFRPVELFQRLEDFYSRWCRGEFIDAVPPHNLPQQKMAAMLGQNIAIGLRQVDIYTGLNVLILLLELHRYAQQQEKYQPQITFYPSTKPDTDHFFTSQLLRIINYTDAIEIGNFSNIVGEFLKGCNFRGAYLGDANLTGVNFSGADLTGAYLGDANLTGANFSNANLTGANFGDANLSSANLSNADLSNADLSSANLSGANLSHAKLHRTDLSSADLSSASLENSDFSYANLTSANLKDSNLSRANLSNAILFGATLSDANLSHINLSHADLCRADLSGANLKRAILNGTNLSDSILFSTNLSDAILMAADLSYAKLNGAKLNYAKLSGAMFLGADLSGVDLTGVILNDADLSGVILNDANLKGADLSDAILFGTDLSYSNLSSANLSGSNLTGAILNGADLSEANLSYAILGGADLSEANLEQTTWGEKQQWEDVRGLETAVNVPEALRQQLGLS; from the coding sequence AACAGACAACGCCACAAAAAGCAGCAGCATTTTTTTCTTTAGGCAGAGATAAAAGCATTCAGTGTTCTCCAGACAATGGTAAAAAAAGTTTATCACCGCAAAAGCTGCAAAAAAGCTTGCAGGCATGGACTCAACCAGGTGATTGTTGTAGTTTTAACACAAGCGATCGCCAGTTGCATGAAGAAATTTACGATTTATTGAGCAATGGTGCGCTCTTGCCGGAGTTAGTCGAACAAGTGATGGACTTGCTAAGACATGAGAAAACATTTCGCCCTGTAGAACTATTCCAGCGCCTAGAAGACTTTTATAGTCGCTGGTGTCGGGGGGAATTTATTGATGCTGTACCGCCTCATAACTTGCCCCAGCAAAAAATGGCCGCAATGCTAGGACAAAATATAGCGATCGGATTGAGACAAGTAGACATATATACAGGGCTGAACGTATTAATTTTACTACTAGAATTACACCGTTACGCACAACAACAAGAAAAATACCAGCCACAAATCACCTTTTATCCATCTACGAAACCAGATACAGATCATTTTTTCACCTCCCAACTTTTGCGAATTATTAACTACACTGATGCTATTGAAATCGGTAATTTTAGTAATATAGTCGGGGAATTTCTCAAAGGCTGTAACTTCAGGGGTGCATACCTTGGTGATGCCAACCTCACCGGCGTTAACTTCAGCGGTGCCGACCTCACTGGTGCATACCTTGGTGATGCTAACTTGACTGGTGCAAACTTTAGCAACGCTAACTTAACTGGTGCAAACTTTGGTGATGCCAACCTCAGCAGCGCCAACCTTAGCAATGCAGACCTCAGCAATGCCGACCTCAGTAGTGCTAACCTCAGCGGTGCAAACCTGAGTCACGCCAAACTTCACCGTACCGACCTCAGCAGTGCCGACCTGAGTAGCGCCAGCCTGGAAAACTCCGATTTTAGTTATGCCAACCTCACCAGCGCCAACCTCAAAGATAGCAACCTCAGCCGCGCCAACCTCAGCAACGCCATCCTCTTCGGTGCAACCCTCAGCGATGCCAACCTCAGTCACATCAACCTCAGTCATGCCGACCTTTGCCGCGCCGACCTCAGTGGTGCTAACCTCAAGCGGGCCATTCTCAACGGCACCAACCTCAGCGACAGCATTCTCTTTAGTACTAACTTGAGTGATGCCATTCTCATGGCCGCAGACCTCAGCTACGCCAAACTCAATGGTGCCAAACTCAACTACGCCAAACTCAGCGGTGCCATGTTCTTAGGCGCTGACCTCAGCGGTGTAGACCTAACTGGCGTCATACTCAACGATGCTGATCTTAGCGGCGTAATACTCAACGATGCCAACCTCAAAGGGGCCGACCTCAGCGACGCCATACTCTTCGGTACCGACCTCAGCTACTCAAACCTCAGCAGTGCCAACCTGAGTGGTAGCAACCTCACTGGTGCAATTCTCAATGGTGCGGATCTCAGCGAAGCTAACTTGAGTTATGCCATACTCGGCGGTGCGGATCTTAGCGAAGCCAACCTAGAACAGACGACCTGGGGTGAAAAACAGCAGTGGGAAGATGTACGCGGACTAGAGACAGCGGTGAATGTGCCGGAAGCCTTGAGGCAGCAGTTGGGGTTGAGTTGA
- a CDS encoding pentapeptide repeat-containing protein has protein sequence MHKRLSEISNLLITPLKTVLSTEKVEKVAELGNAFAELAKTLQEQGKNISFLKPLIEQSGSLLGVLCSPEVQVISAGLPFVPFAIALLKYYREKHQTEPTLEVCVAIIAQAAYLESCQEILSLYSFINWNNNADITQALNKLNDVELDYQAASNVIACFHKSELAKAFNTVLSARLEAAKIPSAVIDILTQRIAWNTHRYILKAWIESGNAFPQVIQPSFGEWQQEQQKFNSIDDYLTNHIAKKPLDQVFDESFSFKDIYVPLKARKVDKNGKLDTQSTPFILENWAKKILLDNNPDTQRQVIFIQGGPGRGKSVFCRMFADWVRQYLHPWWTPILIRLRDIQEFQPSLAETLRSRVKADFAESDDGWLTDVNTRFLFILDGFDELRIERSNNQSIERFLRQVGSFQNDAQESAAMQHRVLITGRQMALHGIDRLPENLERVEIAEMDAELQNQWFAKWYQQFSTNKTTGFKEFLQKNKSCPEQVKELAKEPLLLYMLTAMHRDDKLDISKLEQATGTDAKILVYEQALDWVLTKQRSDPRHRNLNEELTRQNSDTLRRILAEAAVCVVQSGGESASMQMIKARLDQDDAAKEFIAEAEKELGETALKTALAAFYLKSNDSGGVEFFHKSFCEFLCAERIKQSLEEWTEPGKRGKAFNVDDDKLHWEIYDLFGYGGLTWEILEYLMSLLVKSNEFRPVELFKRLENFYVCWCDGEFIDAPPENFPQKKMRLLQEKGIKRGQRQVDIYAGLNVMILLLELHRYGQEQSDEIKKQMTFYPSGQPEGNWRTVQLLPIIHYSDCIQLETFNNVVGQFLSGAKLSRAYLTGADLRYADLSGADLSYADLSGAYLSEADFNGANLSGAYLNVADLSSADLSSANLSSAKLSYADLRSANLNEVDLSGADLSGANLSGADLSGADLSGADLTGVDLSGAYLSGTNFNRANFSRANLSDANASDANLNSTDLSDGFFGDIQWDEYTNWENVQGLDTATNVPEALKQQLGLS, from the coding sequence ATGCACAAACGCTTATCAGAAATCTCGAACCTGTTAATTACTCCTTTGAAAACAGTTCTCTCAACAGAGAAGGTAGAGAAAGTAGCCGAGTTAGGCAACGCTTTTGCAGAATTAGCCAAAACCTTGCAAGAACAAGGCAAAAATATCAGCTTTTTGAAGCCTCTGATAGAACAATCAGGTTCACTGTTAGGTGTGTTGTGTTCGCCAGAGGTGCAGGTTATCAGTGCAGGATTGCCTTTTGTACCGTTTGCGATCGCACTCCTCAAATACTACCGCGAAAAGCATCAAACTGAACCAACTTTAGAAGTCTGCGTAGCTATCATCGCTCAAGCAGCTTACTTGGAAAGTTGCCAAGAAATTTTATCTTTATACTCATTCATCAACTGGAATAATAATGCTGATATTACTCAAGCACTCAATAAACTGAATGATGTTGAATTAGATTATCAAGCCGCCAGCAATGTTATAGCCTGTTTTCATAAATCAGAATTAGCAAAAGCATTTAATACAGTTTTATCAGCACGATTGGAAGCAGCAAAAATTCCCAGTGCTGTTATTGATATTTTGACGCAAAGAATAGCTTGGAATACCCACCGCTATATTCTTAAAGCTTGGATAGAATCAGGTAATGCTTTCCCCCAAGTGATTCAGCCTTCTTTTGGAGAATGGCAGCAAGAACAGCAAAAATTTAATAGTATTGATGATTATCTCACAAATCATATTGCTAAGAAACCTCTTGATCAGGTTTTTGATGAAAGCTTCTCATTTAAAGATATTTATGTACCACTCAAAGCTAGAAAGGTTGATAAAAACGGTAAGTTAGATACTCAATCAACACCGTTTATTTTAGAGAATTGGGCTAAAAAGATTCTCTTGGATAACAACCCCGACACACAACGCCAAGTGATATTTATTCAAGGAGGCCCAGGTAGAGGTAAAAGTGTCTTTTGTCGCATGTTCGCTGATTGGGTAAGACAATATTTACATCCTTGGTGGACACCAATTTTAATTCGTTTGCGGGATATTCAAGAATTTCAGCCTAGTTTAGCAGAAACTTTACGTTCAAGAGTAAAAGCAGATTTTGCAGAAAGTGATGATGGATGGCTGACCGATGTTAACACAAGATTTCTGTTTATTTTAGATGGCTTTGATGAATTGCGAATCGAACGCAGCAATAACCAAAGTATAGAAAGATTTCTACGACAAGTAGGCAGTTTTCAAAATGATGCTCAAGAAAGTGCAGCAATGCAACATCGAGTCTTAATTACAGGTAGACAGATGGCTTTACATGGCATTGACCGCCTACCAGAAAATCTAGAACGGGTGGAAATTGCCGAAATGGATGCCGAATTGCAAAATCAATGGTTTGCTAAATGGTATCAGCAATTTTCTACAAATAAAACAACAGGATTTAAAGAGTTCTTGCAAAAAAATAAATCTTGTCCAGAGCAAGTCAAGGAGTTAGCAAAAGAACCTCTCTTGCTGTATATGTTGACAGCAATGCACCGAGATGACAAGTTAGATATTAGCAAGTTGGAACAAGCTACAGGCACAGACGCTAAAATCTTAGTTTATGAACAAGCATTAGATTGGGTGTTGACTAAACAGCGTTCTGATCCTCGACATCGGAATTTAAATGAAGAACTTACCAGACAAAACTCTGATACATTACGGCGAATCTTAGCAGAAGCAGCGGTTTGCGTAGTGCAATCAGGCGGCGAAAGTGCTTCTATGCAGATGATCAAAGCACGTTTAGACCAAGATGATGCAGCAAAAGAATTTATTGCCGAAGCTGAGAAAGAATTAGGTGAAACAGCACTGAAAACAGCATTGGCTGCTTTTTATCTCAAATCTAATGATAGTGGTGGCGTGGAGTTTTTTCACAAGAGTTTTTGCGAATTTCTCTGTGCTGAACGAATTAAACAAAGTTTGGAGGAGTGGACGGAACCAGGTAAAAGAGGTAAAGCTTTTAATGTTGATGACGATAAACTACATTGGGAGATTTACGATTTATTTGGATATGGTGGGCTGACATGGGAAATTCTTGAATATCTGATGAGTTTGTTAGTTAAAAGTAATGAATTTCGACCAGTGGAGTTATTTAAGCGTCTAGAAAATTTTTATGTTTGTTGGTGCGATGGAGAATTTATCGATGCACCGCCGGAAAACTTTCCCCAGAAAAAGATGCGGTTGTTGCAAGAGAAAGGAATTAAGCGGGGTCAGCGTCAGGTAGATATTTATGCTGGGTTGAATGTGATGATTTTGCTTTTGGAGTTACACCGCTATGGTCAAGAGCAAAGTGATGAGATTAAAAAACAAATGACCTTCTATCCATCTGGTCAACCAGAAGGAAATTGGCGGACTGTCCAACTACTTCCCATCATTCACTACAGTGATTGCATTCAACTGGAAACTTTTAATAATGTAGTTGGGCAATTCCTCAGTGGTGCAAAACTTAGCCGTGCATACCTCACTGGCGCAGATCTCAGGTACGCAGACCTTAGCGGCGCAGACCTCAGCTACGCAGACCTCAGTGGCGCATACCTTAGTGAGGCAGACTTCAACGGGGCAAACCTCAGTGGCGCATACCTCAACGTGGCAGACCTCAGCAGCGCAGACCTCAGCAGCGCAAACCTCAGCAGCGCAAAACTCAGCTACGCAGACCTCCGCAGCGCAAACCTTAATGAGGTAGACCTCAGCGGTGCAGACCTTAGTGGTGCAAACCTTAGCGGTGCAGACCTTAGCGGTGCAGACCTTAGCGGTGCAGACCTCACTGGTGTAGACCTTAGCGGTGCATACCTCAGCGGCACAAACTTTAACCGCGCAAACTTCAGCCGCGCAAACCTCAGCGATGCAAATGCCAGTGACGCAAACCTCAACAGCACAGACCTCAGCGATGGATTTTTTGGAGATATCCAATGGGATGAATATACAAACTGGGAGAATGTGCAAGGGCTGGATACAGCAACGAATGTGCCAGAAGCGTTAAAGCAACAGTTGGGGTTGAGTTGA
- the dhaL gene encoding dihydroxyacetone kinase subunit L: MVNKKHVLQWLQAFATEIELNKEYLTELDAAIGDADHGINMDRGFKKAIAQLTTVADQDIGSILKTVSMTLISSVGGASGPLYGTLFLRASTVATGKHELTAQELGELLQAGLDGVLQRGRATLGDKTMVDVLSPAVVAFGQALAENMDTPEAMQQAVAAAYQGLQDTTPMLAKKGRASYLGERSVGHQDPGATSSYLLLKSLLETLEKG; encoded by the coding sequence ATGGTAAACAAAAAGCATGTTTTGCAATGGTTACAGGCATTTGCAACGGAAATAGAGCTTAATAAAGAATACTTAACAGAATTAGATGCAGCGATCGGTGATGCTGACCACGGTATTAATATGGATCGTGGTTTCAAAAAAGCGATCGCTCAATTAACTACTGTTGCAGATCAGGATATTGGTAGTATTTTGAAAACGGTAAGCATGACCCTGATTTCCAGTGTTGGCGGTGCTAGTGGCCCTTTGTATGGCACTCTATTTTTGAGAGCCAGTACAGTAGCGACTGGTAAGCACGAACTGACTGCACAGGAGTTGGGGGAATTGCTGCAAGCAGGTTTAGATGGGGTGCTGCAACGTGGTAGAGCTACATTAGGAGACAAAACAATGGTTGATGTGCTGTCTCCTGCTGTGGTGGCTTTTGGGCAAGCGTTAGCTGAAAATATGGATACCCCAGAAGCAATGCAACAGGCTGTAGCAGCAGCTTACCAAGGGTTGCAGGATACTACCCCAATGTTGGCAAAAAAAGGACGAGCTAGTTACCTGGGGGAACGGAGTGTAGGACATCAAGACCCAGGCGCTACTTCGTCCTATTTGCTGTTGAAGAGTTTATTGGAAACATTGGAAAAGGGATAG
- a CDS encoding MarC family protein, whose amino-acid sequence MDTSILIQTFIAVFVLADAVGNIPIVLILTKGMMPEERNKVIDKAIIVAIAVLLLFAFTGQIILNYLEISMASLRIAGGLLLLLISLQMLRGQLDTPIIEEGRDVAITPLALPLLAGPGTLTTVMLLMSKSQNPHLGVVLGIVGAMFASWLILRLANYIQNWIGAEGEVIVTQLLGFILAALAVEIGSTGIRELFFK is encoded by the coding sequence GTGGATACCTCCATTCTCATTCAAACCTTTATTGCAGTATTTGTGCTAGCGGATGCTGTAGGTAATATACCCATAGTTTTGATTTTGACTAAAGGCATGATGCCAGAGGAAAGAAACAAAGTCATAGATAAAGCTATTATCGTAGCGATCGCAGTCTTACTACTATTTGCTTTTACTGGTCAAATAATCTTAAATTATTTAGAAATCAGTATGGCATCTTTACGGATAGCTGGCGGATTGTTATTGCTGCTAATTTCTTTACAAATGCTGCGCGGACAATTAGATACACCGATTATTGAGGAAGGACGCGATGTGGCAATTACGCCGTTGGCTTTGCCGTTGCTAGCAGGGCCGGGTACCCTGACAACGGTGATGCTATTAATGTCAAAATCGCAAAATCCCCATCTTGGTGTAGTACTGGGTATTGTAGGGGCAATGTTTGCCTCTTGGTTAATTTTGCGTTTGGCAAATTATATCCAAAATTGGATTGGTGCAGAAGGTGAGGTGATTGTAACTCAGCTTTTGGGTTTTATCTTAGCAGCCCTAGCAGTGGAAATTGGCAGCACCGGCATTCGAGAATTGTTTTTTAAATAA